GTAGTGTATGTCCCAAAGTTTGCCTACTCttttgctacacactcaaaagtatgtactttttttagttttattaatattttaaatttgctttcatttttaatttttagtcatttcattgtgtgcttttgtcattttattacttttagtttttttttttttttttttttaaatattgcataaatatgcttttgttatttagttttcatttatttttatttcagttcaaattttAGCTAGTTTtaaattgtctttatttttcagttaatgATTTAGGCGcttcaacttaaagggttagttcacccaaaaatgaaaatcctgtcatttattactcaccctcatgtcgttccacacccgaaagaccttcgttcatctttggaacacaaattaagatatttttgataaaatccaatggctcagtgaggcctcaattaacactttcagatgcccataaagctactaaaaacatatttaaataagttcatgtgtctacagtggttcaaccttaatgttatgaagcgacaagaatactttttgtgtggcaaaaacaaaaaaataatgactttattcaattattattgaaatcgcccatcactagatattgttgataagtcgttattttgttttttttggcacacaaaaagtattctcgttgcttcataacattaaggttgaaccactgtagtcacatgaactgttttaaatacgtctttagtagctttctgggcattgaaagtgttaattgtcttgctggcaacagaggcctcactgagccatcgtattttatgaaaattattttaatttgtgttctgaagatgaacgaagttcttacgggtgtggaacgacatgagggtgaataattaatgacagaattttcatttttgggtgaactaaccctttaaacttatttcagtttattgccaaggcaacatttctaattttcatttagtttaagttttttcaactaatatttgtactttattttatttcagctttattcaaAAAGCTTCATTTTCAACACGGTTTAAAGATGTTTAAATCATCGTTTTCCAGTCATTTATGGTGTTATATTGTCATGGTGACAAAGTAGTAAAATTGCATATAACTTTACATAACTAAGATGACTAAATTAGGATAAATAAAAAGCTAGCTATGAAATTAGCCTTAGCAAGTCAAAGTCAAAAGGTTAAGAAAGAGAAAACTTTCATATTTGAAGGGAAAGAGAAAGGAAGACTGCATGTTAGTATTTATGACCTGTAGGTTCCTGTAGTGAATTGTACTCCGACAGTGTGACGTCTTGGCTGTTTGTTCGCTGGTGTAAAACAAGCCACACAGGTTGCAATAAAATCCCGTCCTTGGCACAATGAACTCCACACctgccaaaacaacaaaaccagcCAGAAATCAGAACAACACAAAACCGCCACATTTTCTGAGCCACATTCTCATATACGTCTCTGTGTCTGAGTGTGTGCAGGGGTGTAAAGTCAGCTCTACTGTGAGGGAATCAAGTGCGTTAGCTGTGTGGTAATGAGTACACAAGCTCAGGCCTCGAGGGTGCAATTCACACCTCACTCAACAGGATGACAAATGCTCCACTGACATCAGCTAGCCTTAAAGGCTTCAGTTACCCACTGAGAGCTCACATCACAGCCAGAGCTGTTCATTAGTGTCGCTATTTCTATTGCTCATACTTTCTTCTTATGGACTAAACGGCGTTTGCGTCCTTTGGGTCGACTCTTTTGACTCGGGTGAACGTACCTAACGGTATGCTGTGTTCGCTGATGGCTTTCTCCTGATCCTGAGAGGGTGACACAGCAGAGATGTCTGTCGTCTGAGGTGAAGGGGCCGGTAATGAGTCAGGAATATCTAGAATAGAAAAACAGGTGAAAGAAAAATGCTTTAAGGTTTGTTGTGTATCATGGACGTGAGGATGCAAGAGACTAGACTAAGTACGTGTTATTTTATGCCTGTAAATCAAATTAAACTGCCACTAAAGGtccaaaaatgctaaaaatcttTGATGATtgaatattacagtttttgtaggtagaaaaaaaaaaacaatttccaaataGGTTTTTACctgaaaatagtttttaaactacatttatgcatttggcagatgcttttatccaaatcgAATTTCATTGCCTTCAAGGTACACATTTGATCAGTTCTTCGAACCTATGAAcccatgctctactgtttgagctacaggaaggCTACTGTAGTTATGAGAAACTACTAAGATTAGTATCAGGAAGTAACCTTCCCCAACACTgggtttatatatgtatttacgGTTGTGGGTACCTTTCTTCTGACTGTCCTGTTTGAGACATGGTTCCTTGTTGTCCATCTCTGCCGCTTTTCTCTCGTCATTACTCGAGTCTGTCACTTTCCCACTCTCACATGTGCTGCTGTGGTTTGGAGGCCCAGCTGGTGTGGCTGTGTTGGTCTGTGTATCCATATCAGTGGCGGTGCAGGACTCCTCCAAAGCGCTCTTGAACTCCTGAGACGGGAACTGGTTGAGTTGAGAGACGGGCTGCTCTGGGGCAGATGACTTCAGGGGCGTCTCTCCGGGGCAGGACTGAGCACCTCCAGAGCTTTCCTCTGGGACCAAATCCAGTGGTTCAAGGATAGGAGGGTCCACCACGGTGTCCTCGCCTTCTGTTGTGGTCTTTGCATTTGGTTTAGGGCTCTCTGTCGTTGACTGACTGGGCTCAACTCTCCGGTCCTCCTCTTGAAGGTCAGGTAGATCAGGTTCAATTATAGAGTCGTCTTCTCCTCCGACTTCATCTACGGTCACCAGTTCCTCCATGCATTTAGGATACCAGGACTCCTCCTCTCCATCATCCCCACTTCCCAATCCCTTGGCAAGacattaatactttcattcagcaaggatgcattaagtcgatcaaaagagacagtaaagacatttataatgttacaaaagaaaaaagaaaaaccctCTCTACGAATGCATCAGTtggcaatttttatttttacatggtTAGAACATGACGGCTGCGCAAATGGATTTTTAAATGCccaaatttaaatttatttattgtggtaTTGTTATTTcagggaagaaaaaaataatacagaaataaGGGACACTGCTTACGTCTTACAACTCTCCCAATTGATCACCCAACagacaaatgaatgaatgtgtttACCTCGCTGTCACCATCTCTGTCACACTTTGAGGACTCTACAGGTTTGCTGTTGTGAGGAGACGCTGATCTTTCTTTGGCTCTGTATTCTTCCTTCTGTAATACATAAAAAACAGTGCTATTAAAATATTGTCAATACAGACACATTTggataatatatattttgtataatatttatatatttaaatatttaaaatatttttttaaaagtttatatattttaaataaaatatattataaaatatatgatcaaattattattttacatttttaatatttaacatattcttaactaaaaatgtgtgattcagttgaaacattataaacagtTTAATTATATTACAGTTGGTCTTCAAATAAACCCTAATGAAGATGTGAAATGTGTAGGACATGCCTGATTTTCGGACTCTTTCTCCTCCTTATCTTGTTTCCGGCTCGACCTCTTGCTGCGTCCTCTGTCTTCAGCTATCCGGTTGGAGCTTGTGTCGTCCATCACGTCTGACTCTGAGTGTCGAGGCCTGTGATAGTCGCCACCTTCCCTTCTCTTAGTTTTCCCTTCATGTCTCGGATGTTGCGGCCTGCTCAGTTTATCAGTCTTGTAAAGTGAGTCTTTCTTGTAAAAGTCATCTATAGAGTGGTAGGAGGAGAAGGAGGAACCCTGAGGACTTCCGCGGGGGTACCAGTCCCTGCCCCGCTCGTCCCCGGGCCCCATACGAGGGCTGATCCGGTCCCCGGTTTTAAAGTACAATTTCCTGCGCTCGGACAGCCACCCGTTGGCTCTCTCCTCTTCATCATTCCTCCAATCGTCTCTCTCACTGGGGTCCTCGTCGCCACGGGAATGGGATGTCCAGTCCCAAGAGGCCCGGCGGGGCCCCATGCCGTTGCTCCAGTCAGGCCGACAGGACGGCCCCAGTGGACTGTGAGCAGAACTACATGAAGTGAAGCTCGGACTGTGGGAGCGCGGACTCAGAGAACGACTGACAGGGCTACGAGATCTTGCACGTTCTGGTAGGTACCTACACAAACCAGCAGCAGTTTTGAGACAAtgatgaagaaaaagaaaattcttaaaatattttaaaaaacacaaatgtacaCTTTCTTGGTTTTATATTAGGATGACTAGACATTCCTGTTTTCCGGGGACAGTCCCGGGTTATGGTGTCCTGACCTAGAAATGTCCCCGTTTAACAGCACATTCAAAACACCGCAAATACACAGGAAAAAAAGCCCAACCATCATAGCCTGCTGGTTACCAGCAATCGTGTAGTGATAATTTTCACCAACAGAGG
The DNA window shown above is from Ctenopharyngodon idella isolate HZGC_01 chromosome 10, HZGC01, whole genome shotgun sequence and carries:
- the rbm20 gene encoding RNA-binding protein 20 isoform X2, which produces MSQPLFNHLRGSSMAQTHSGAFPPPPIAFPPPNTALGQLVGGGFTPNPTGIRPTAYSGVSNQKASQHNDFGKKAGTYSTDTDRRLQFGYLGGTSVVTSKPCDGGQYGGVTTQPRNNVHSNFQRDFYSSETPVQQTGFMGGSNDQNLGSVSSSANKEQWKGPINLGKMDMGTGTGSGGWVPPGPGFVGQRAELYNPEEPTADPKFNSTCGPGTGPPIGQQGGFQQQPQVSQGEEGVTLSLQPHQFNDYHGTTPSHLPHQCTICEKKVYNLKDWDQHVKGKLHLQNCSLYTESPTLGAVHFPVSSEGCLNMALSNTMAYTSAASQDVSTGSASYLPATAMKSFPLSGPGFTSGAKFLQRKACPGRVVHICNLPEGSCTENDVINLGLPFGKVTNYILMRSTHQAFLEMAYVEAAQAMVQYYQLQPATINGQKLLIRMSKRYKELQLKKPGKDVDSIIQDINSQRERDEMQETDRYLPERARSRSPVSRSLSPRSHSPSFTSCSSAHSPLGPSCRPDWSNGMGPRRASWDWTSHSRGDEDPSERDDWRNDEEERANGWLSERRKLYFKTGDRISPRMGPGDERGRDWYPRGSPQGSSFSSYHSIDDFYKKDSLYKTDKLSRPQHPRHEGKTKRREGGDYHRPRHSESDVMDDTSSNRIAEDRGRSKRSSRKQDKEEKESENQKEEYRAKERSASPHNSKPVESSKCDRDGDSEGLGSGDDGEEESWYPKCMEELVTVDEVGGEDDSIIEPDLPDLQEEDRRVEPSQSTTESPKPNAKTTTEGEDTVVDPPILEPLDLVPEESSGGAQSCPGETPLKSSAPEQPVSQLNQFPSQEFKSALEESCTATDMDTQTNTATPAGPPNHSSTCESGKVTDSSNDERKAAEMDNKEPCLKQDSQKKDIPDSLPAPSPQTTDISAVSPSQDQEKAISEHSIPLGVEFIVPRTGFYCNLCGLFYTSEQTAKTSHCRSTIHYRNLQKYLSQLAEESLLNFHTESPNTD
- the rbm20 gene encoding RNA-binding protein 20 isoform X3, encoding MALSNTMAYTSAASQDVSTGSASYLPATAMKSFPLSGPGFTSGAKFLQRKACPGRVVHICNLPEGSCTENDVINLGLPFGKVTNYILMRSTHQAFLEMAYVEAAQAMVQYYQLQPATINGQKLLIRMSKRYKELQLKKPGKDVDSIIQDINSQRERDEMQETDRYLPERARSRSPVSRSLSPRSHSPSFTSCSSAHSPLGPSCRPDWSNGMGPRRASWDWTSHSRGDEDPSERDDWRNDEEERANGWLSERRKLYFKTGDRISPRMGPGDERGRDWYPRGSPQGSSFSSYHSIDDFYKKDSLYKTDKLSRPQHPRHEGKTKRREGGDYHRPRHSESDVMDDTSSNRIAEDRGRSKRSSRKQDKEEKESENQKEEYRAKERSASPHNSKPVESSKCDRDGDSEGLGSGDDGEEESWYPKCMEELVTVDEVGGEDDSIIEPDLPDLQEEDRRVEPSQSTTESPKPNAKTTTEGEDTVVDPPILEPLDLVPEESSGGAQSCPGETPLKSSAPEQPVSQLNQFPSQEFKSALEESCTATDMDTQTNTATPAGPPNHSSTCESGKVTDSSNDERKAAEMDNKEPCLKQDSQKKDIPDSLPAPSPQTTDISAVSPSQDQEKAISEHSIPLGVEFIVPRTGFYCNLCGLFYTSEQTAKTSHCRSTIHYRNLQKYLSQLAEESLLNFHTESPNTD